TAAAATCAATAAGATACCAAAGCCCTTATCCGCCACTCGGTCGGCGACCATTCCTACAGAAATTCTCTCAGCGACACCGTCTAAAACGCTGAAAAGGTTGTTGGATAAGCTGTTTTGACTTCTCTCCATTGGTAAGCTCACGCCTACACCGAAACTCAGCCCGGGAACAGCGAAAAGAACCAAAAAAGGACTTGCCAGTTTCTATCCAAAACCCTTTTCTCGCCTGTTTGCCATGAAAGCCACGATTCAATCCCAAGGTCGCCAATTTACCGTTTCTGAAAACGACGTTCTCTTCCTAAACCGCATTGATGGCGCGGAAGAAGGGGCGAACGTGGAGATCAGCGAGGTTCTCATGGTCGGTTCAGGCGGGGATGCTCAAGTGGGTGCCCCCTACGTTGAAGGTGCCTCTGTTACCCTCAAGGTCCTCGAGAACAAACGGGCGCCAAAAGTAACTATTTTTAAGAAACGTCGCCGCCAAGGCTACAAGCGCCGGAAAGGTCATCGCCAGCACCTTTCTGTTGTCCGCGTTGAATCCATTCAAGCTGGCAGCTAAGGACTAAAAACCATGGCTCACAAAAAAGGACAGGGAACTTCACGCAACGGTCGCGACAGCAACGCCAAGCGCCTCGGCGTGAAAAAATTTGGCGGCCAGTCTGTCGTAGCCGGAAACATCATCGTCCGTCAGCGGGGCACCAAATTCCACCCCGGTGAAGATGTCGGGATGGGACGTGACTTTACCCTCTTTGCTCTCAAGGACGGCAAAGTGAAATTCGACCGGGCCCGGCGTAAGGTCTCCGTCGAACCGGTCGCGTAAGCGACAAGCGTAATTGGAGCGGCGACTTCAGTCGCCGAAACCCACAGCGCGGAGGAATCGCGACAGTGATTTCTTAAAAACTCTGCTTGGGTCGCACTAAATCTGAGACTCTTTCTGGATTCCGTTTCGGCGACTGAAGTCGCCGCTCCTACCGAAAGCTCAATACCGCCGCGCACTTCCTCCCTGATTTCCCTCAAAAGCGGTCCTAATTGTTACAAAAGCGGGACCTTTTACTGATTGCTTTCCTCGCCAAGGTTATTGGCATAGGGCCTATGTTTGAGGAACTAAGTGCCGAGGAACTGGATCGCAGATTTGGAATCGGGAAGGCCCGCTTCTCAAAAGAAGACCTTGCCGACTACGTCAACCTGAAGCTGGAGGCGATTGGGAAACAGGGATTCCAAAAAGTTGGTGGCTCTCCGATCATGGATCTCGCTGAGCCATTTCTCCAGAGTGTAAAAGCCCGTACACATTTGGCCGAATCGCCCATCCCACCCTGCGACCGGCGCATACAAGACTTCCTCGATGCTTTCGCGAAGGAAGTGGGAGAAGAATCGCCCCAGCTCCCTCGGGATACGTTTGTCCTCGATCGGCACGGACTCGCCAAAACTCTTTCCCTGCCGGGTAACGCTGATCACTTCAAAAGCTCTATCAACGATAGTTACCGTGTTGCTCAGGGGGTTCTCCACAACCCAAAGAGTGATCGTCGCACAACTGCTGGTGTCTTCCATGTAACGGATTGGGGACTTCCGGTAGCAGCTGACAAAAAGGCGGTCCCGCCGCTGACCGCCCTCCGCCTGTTCCGGGCTGCCGTTCAAGCACAGGAAGAGTTCCTTCTCGTTCCACTCACTGCCTACCAAGAAGAGAAGGCGCATTGCTGGGTTTCTCTTCTGTTACGGCCTACCGTGCGCCCGGAGGTGCCCGGCTATTCGCATAAAAAATCGATGGAAGTGCGGTTTTTCGTCCCCGGAGTTCTTTCGAGTAACCTCGATTTTGTGGAATCGATCTTTGGTAACGCGGGAGACCCCTTCCTTCCGGAGAACGATGCGGGTCTTGACGTCAGAGGATGGTCGGGGCAAACGGGCTGCGTCATTCTGGCGCCTCATCTCGGGCAGCTGAAGAAAAAGGAGTTGGGTCTACCCCATATCTCCGAAGCCACCGATCGCCAGAAACGAGACAGGATGTGCTGGGAAAAAGAGGACGAACTCTACAACGATGGATCTGCCTTTAAAATTACCCTGCGATCTACCGACGGTGTCATTGTAACGGCGATCTCGGACAGCTACTTCGGCTACTGCAAGAAAGAGGTGAAAACTCAAATCAGCTTCTCGGCAAATTTATGCGGGCAGGCTGAGGAGGAGCACGCCGGTGGTGCACTCGTCTTTCCCAGCTACGATCTGGGAGAAGAGTTCGTTCCCGGAAGTCATATTCCCGGACACGGTCAAGACTTTGCAATGATGCAGAAGAGTCTGGAATCTGTAGCGGATTTCCATCCCAACGGCTATGGAGTTGATCGGCGCTATCCGGAGATCATCTACGTTCCAGAGGAAACCCGAATCAGTCTTGAGGAGCAAAAGGTGATGTGGAACTGGGATGGAGCCGAGCAGTCTCTCCGACTCAAACCCGACAACATTTACGTCTATCCTACCGGATATCAGGTGCGGATGATCAAACCCGCTGAAGGTCGCCGGTGGCGGCTCCGGGGAACCAACCCCGAAGCCACTTTCTGCCACAAGCCGTGCACCGTGTCAGGAGGCGGCAAGTCAGAAATTTCGAAGTCTTTGGAAGACGCGATCATAAGTGGGCCGGTCTACGTATCGGATTTCCATAAAGACTTCCAAAAGGTCCACGAAGTTCTGGAGCACGACTACAGCAAACGCTTCAAAGACGACAAAAGAAATAAAGACAAAGGCCGGGGAATTCTCAGTGTAGAGCGTTCCCTCGGCTCTGTCATCAAGCTGCTCACCCCTTCCACTATCGACTACACGGACGAGCACAATGAATGGTTGAGCCGCATCCCTCAACACGTCAAAGACCTCGTCTTGATCATCAAACGATTCCACAAGGAGGACTGGGGAGACGATTGGATGGATCGCTTCTCGGTAGACGTGGTCGATGGTCAGCACGGTTTTGAGCTCCGCTACCGGAACAAGAAATTGGTGACCCAGTTTTTGCGGGTTGGATATGCCGAAGACGGATCGTGGAGAACTTTCGGACTCCGCAAGGACTTTCTTCCCGCTTTTAAAATCTCCCGGGAGGACGATATCAGTGCCAGCACGATCGTTCCCTGCGATCAGATCGAGGGACTATCCAGTGACATCTCAAACGAGTCGATCAAGTTTACGACAAATTGTGAGTACCGTTTCTTCCAGCGGCCGGACGATGCCATCATTCGCGGATACGACAAAACCGCGGAGAGCGATATCGCCAGAGACGGCGTGTTTCTCTCCAATTACCACCCCTTGACCCGCGAAGAAGTCAAAGAACAGATCGAGGACACGATCCGCTTCGAACAATACACGGAGCCAATGCTCACGCGTCTGACCGAGTTCGACGCTTCCCCCAGTCCCGACTATTGCGCTTCGACAGCCAACCCTCGAATTGTTGATGGAAAGGTGACGAAAAACCCGCGCTACCTCCAGGTGCGGCCCGATATTGAGAACGAGAAAGGAAACTATGTATCACAGGTGGCTGCACGCCTTTCACGGGATCTATCAAGTCATGAGCCCGCCTATTTCCCAGTCAACTCTGTCCTCCCTGGTCACCGCAACAACCCTCCCGATCCCGAAGCTGGCATCCGGGCTCTCTGCGCGTTCAATCCAATTCACTATTTCGAGCTTCCCGAACTCTTCATGGAGTTCACAGCCAGCTTAACCGGTAAGTCCCCCTCCACGACCGGTGCCGGTTCTGAAGGTGCACTTACGAAAGGTCCTTTCAACGCTCTGTTACCGGTTCACGACCTCAACAACGCTCTCGTGAGCTTTATTCTCGCGGGCTACCCTGCTTTCATGACCTCAGCCGGTTATGTGGGTGCCAAGATGAGGGTCGATCACGACATCAGCCTCCTAGTACCGGAGATTTGGTCCCGTCTATCCGCAGAGGAAAGGCAACCGGAAAACATGATTCAAAACGGATTCCTCGAGAAGGTTGAAGATTTCGATCATGACGGTGAAACGATTCTCGGAAGCAGACTCGGCTACCGCATCACGGCCCGTTTCGTTCGGATCATCCTCGGCCGGCTGTTCAACAATCCAACTTCAGTCATTCCGAAGGAAATGCTCGAGCCTGAACTGCAGGATCGGGAGGCCTACGTAGACAGCATTCGAAATATCGTAGAGGCCCAGCAGCGGGTCGCCCGTAACTACTTCGAAGACGGCTCGATCGACCTGGCCTGCCCTCCCCTCAAGGCACTGCTTTTTATCATGGCCGAAGGAGAGTTCAAAGGAATGACTATCGACAATCCCGGTTTTCGTGAGCAATTCACCCGTGAGAACCTTCTTGCCTCGGAGTGGTACGCCCAGCGACTCGATAACCAGGTAGCGTTCGACATCAAGCACTTCGAACGCTCCGCCGCCTACTTGCAAAAAATTAGAAGCGACAGCCGGTTTCTCGTGGGAATCGGCGAGCCCTTCCTCGCCGAACGCGAGGAGATCGTGGCCAA
This region of Verrucomicrobiota bacterium genomic DNA includes:
- the rpmA gene encoding 50S ribosomal protein L27, coding for MAHKKGQGTSRNGRDSNAKRLGVKKFGGQSVVAGNIIVRQRGTKFHPGEDVGMGRDFTLFALKDGKVKFDRARRKVSVEPVA
- the rplU gene encoding 50S ribosomal protein L21, which gives rise to MKATIQSQGRQFTVSENDVLFLNRIDGAEEGANVEISEVLMVGSGGDAQVGAPYVEGASVTLKVLENKRAPKVTIFKKRRRQGYKRRKGHRQHLSVVRVESIQAGS